CGACGTCGAGGTGCTTGACGGGATCCACGAGATTGAGGCCGGGGCGCTGGAGAAGCTCACGGACCACGAATCCCACAAGCGGTACCTGGGCACCATCTTCGCCTGGGCGGACGGAGAGCTGGACCGGCGGATGCCGGCCGGTCCGAGCGGCCGGGACTTTTTTGACCGCTACGACGCCGCGATCGCCAAGGTTGCCGCACTGGCCGACGGAGCGGCCAACCGGGGGTCGCTGGCCGTCGTCAGCCACGGCGCAGCCATCCGGGTGTGGGCCGGCCTGCGGGCCGGCAACATCGAAGCCGACTTTGCCATCCGCCATGCCCTCGCCAATACCGGCATCGTGGCACTGGATGGGGACCCCGACGCCGGCTGGAACCTGATCCACTGGGACGACAGCCCGGTGGGCGGCCTGGCATTGGCTGACCCTACTGCCGAGGACCCCGCGGGCAAGCCGGCCTAGCGGCCGCCGCCCTGGCCGGCCCGGCCCGCCGTGCCACGCCCGGCCACGAACATGCACTGGACTGCTCCCCGGAAGCCAGCCATGATGAAAGCAGGCGCGGGGGACAGAACAGTCGGCCGCGGCGTGCGGTGGCTCCCCGCGTAGTGGAGGCGCAGTGGCATGTCACGCAAGGCGGTACACACGGAAGATGCACCGGCTCCCGGCCACCCCGGGCCAGACCAGCCCTTCCTGGCGGCTTACTACGAACATGTAGCGCCGGAGGACCTTCAAAGCTACAGTCCCGAGAACCTGGAACAGCGGGCCGCGGCACACCGGGGACTGGCCGGCGTCCGCCCGCCCGGCACAGCCGCCGTCGACGTCCTCAATGAAAGCGATGCCAGCGTCCTGCTGGTGGTCACGGACGCCATGCCGCACCTGCTCCATTCGCTTACGGCCGAGCTGGCCCGCGAAAACGAGTCCATCAGGCTGTTGGTCCATCCCACGTTCCTGGTACGTCGGGATCCGGAAACGCACCAGTTACTGGAGATCCGGCCCGGATCGCCGCAGTCCGGCCTGCCGGCCGGAATTGCGCATAGTGCGGACCCCGCGGCGGCCGACACGGCGAATGACCCGCCGGGCTGGTCGTCGGAATCCTGGGTGGCCGCGGAGATCGGTCGCCTGCCGGGGGCACGGGGCATCCGGGAACTTGTTGCCAACGTGCAGCGCGTGCTGGCTGACGTGAAACTGGTGGCCGATGACACACCCGCCATCCATTCCCGGCTGGCGCAGGCCACCGGCACCGTGGACAGGCTCTCCAGCGGTTCGGCTCCAACTCCGGAGCAGCTCGGAGAACTCCTGCGCTGGCTGGACCGCGGCAACTTCCTGTTCCTGGGTTACTGCGAATACGAATATTCGGCAGCGGACGGCCGGGCTGCCCTCAAGTTGCGGCCGGGAACCGGACTGGGCCTGCTCAGGGAGGACCGGCCCGAAGCCAGCCAATCGTCGCCTGGCATCCCCCACTCGGAGGTTTTCACGCTGTCCATCTCGGACATGAGATGCTCCGTCCCGCGCCCGGCCTACCCGGACGAAATCCATATCCAAACCTTCGAGCGGACAGGACGGGCGACAGGCGAAATGCGCTTCGTGGGCCTGTTCGCCCCGGGCGCCACGGGCCGGTCCGTGCGGCGCATCCCGGTCATCCGGGACAAGGTCCAGGCGGTCCAGCGGCACTTCGGGTTCACCGAGGCCTCCCACCCCGGCAAGCAGTTGCTGGCCGTTCTCGAATCCTTCCCCTTGGACGAGCTGTTTCATCTGGACCCGGAGGAACTGTCCCGGCTGTCCCGCGAGATCCTGCTCCTGCAGGCACACCATCAGACACGCGTGTTCCTGCGGGCCGACAGCTACGGCCGCTTCATGTCTGCCCTGGTGTTCATTCCCCGCCACAGGTACAGCACCGCCGTCCGGCTCCGGATAGAGCAGGAGCTCAAGCAGGCTTTCAGGTCCTCGTCGCTGGAATTCGAGGTCCGGGTCAGCGAATCGCCCATGGCCCGCGTCTTCTTCCGGATCCTGCTGCCCGTGGGCGGGGCGCGCGACGTCGACGCTGCCGCACTGGAGCGGAGCCTGGTCAGCGCAACACGGACGTGGGCCGAAGGCCTGGACGAAGCGCTCCGGGACAGGTTGCCCTCCCCAGAGGCCGGCCGGCTGTCCGTCCTCTGGTCCGCCGCGTTCCCCGCCAGCTACCGCGCCGACTTCGAGGTCGAGGACGCGGTGGAGGACATCAGGCGGTTTGAAAAGTTCGACCTCGACGGCGCGGGCGGGCGGCCGCTCAGCGATCCGCAGCTGGCGGTTTACTTCCGCACCGATGCGTCCCCCACGCTGGCCGAAGACGCACGGATCCGGCTGTACCTGACCGAGCCGCAGAGCCTGACACAGATCCTGCCCTTCTTCCACAACCTTGGCCTGGAGGTGCTGAACCAGCGCCCCTTCGACGTCGTGC
This genomic window from Arthrobacter sp. 24S4-2 contains:
- a CDS encoding histidine phosphatase family protein encodes the protein MRLLLIRHGQTPGNVLGQLDTAHPGPGLTELGERQAEALSRTLANEQIHALYASTLIRTQITAAPLARLHGLDVEVLDGIHEIEAGALEKLTDHESHKRYLGTIFAWADGELDRRMPAGPSGRDFFDRYDAAIAKVAALADGAANRGSLAVVSHGAAIRVWAGLRAGNIEADFAIRHALANTGIVALDGDPDAGWNLIHWDDSPVGGLALADPTAEDPAGKPA